The following are from one region of the Paenibacillus protaetiae genome:
- a CDS encoding IS3 family transposase, whose amino-acid sequence MSRILRIVGVSEQTYYNRKKQPGNQVSVKRRGGRPVPGFSMTKTGIPISDGQIQEWLCELLNGETDVYGYRKLTICLRREYELVINKKKVYRLLDEMEMLQPQRRKRLKHPRKLANNREIKASNELWEMDIKYGYIAGEQRFWVCQ is encoded by the coding sequence GTGAGCCGCATTCTGCGGATCGTCGGTGTAAGCGAACAGACTTATTACAACCGTAAAAAACAGCCAGGCAACCAAGTCTCTGTAAAGCGTAGAGGTGGTCGTCCTGTGCCTGGTTTCTCGATGACCAAGACAGGAATACCGATTAGTGACGGCCAGATCCAGGAATGGCTCTGTGAACTGTTGAACGGAGAAACAGACGTCTATGGTTACCGTAAGCTGACGATTTGTTTGCGACGTGAGTACGAGCTTGTGATTAACAAGAAAAAAGTATACCGGCTGCTCGATGAGATGGAGATGCTTCAGCCACAGCGGCGTAAACGATTAAAGCATCCGCGCAAACTGGCGAATAACCGTGAGATTAAAGCTTCGAACGAGCTCTGGGAAATGGATATTAAGTATGGCTATATCGCAGGAGAACAGCGCTTTTGGGTCTGTCAATAA